The DNA window AAAGGCAAGGCCTGCGCCGGCAGGGCGCCCGCGACGACGCGGTGCGCGTCGGCGGCCTCACCGCGAAGGGGGAGCTGCAACGTGAACGTCGAGCCTTTCCCCTCCACACTCCACACCGTCACGGCACCACCATGGCTGGCGGCGACGTGCTTCACGATCGACAGGCCGAGCCCCGTACCGCCTGTCGCCCGACTCCGCGCCCGGTCGACGCGGTAGAACCGTTCGAACACCCGGTCCAGCTCTTCCTCCGGGATACCGACGCCCTGGTCGCTCACCGAGAGCTCGACCAGTTCCCCCGCCCCCGCGTCGGCCTGGTCGGCGTCCACGACCTGGACGTCGACGACCACGCGAGTGTGATCGGGGCTGTAGCGAACTGCGTTCTCGATCAGGTTGCCGAGCGCGATCACCAGCTGCGCCTCGCTACCCAGCACGATCAGGTCGCGCAGGCCGGCGCGGATCAGCTTGATCTGCTTGGCGTTCGCGTCCACCCGGCTCCGGTCCAGCGCCGCGTCGACGACGGAGTCGACCTCGACGGTCGCCGCCTCCTCGACCGGATCGTCGGCCTGGACGCGGGTCAGCTCGATGATCTGCTGGACGAGGCGGCTCAGCCGTTCGCTCTCGATCTGCATCCGGCCGGCGAACCGCTGGACGGCCTCCGGGTCGTCCGCGGCGTCCTGAACGGCCTCGGAAAGCAGTGTCAGCGCGCCTATCGGGGTCTTGAGCTCGTGGCTGACGTTCGCGACGAAGTCCCGGCGGATCGCGTCGAGCCGGCGCTCCTTCGTACGGTCCTCGACCAGCAGCAGCACCATCTGGCTGCCCACCGGGGCGACCCGCGCGGACATCGACAGCACGTCGCGCCCGAACCGGTCGCGCGGGATCGCGAAGTCCTGTTGGCGAATCTCACCGTCGCGGCGAACGTCTCGAACCAGCTCGAGCAGCTCGTCGACCACCAGCCGGCTTCCGCGCACGATTCCGAACGACCGCGCCGGGGCGCTGGCCTGCAGAACCTCGTCGTGCGGACCCACCACGACAGCGGTGGAACGGAGGACGGCGAGCACCTTCGCCACGTCCGGCGGGACGGCCGGAGCGGGCGAGCGGATCTCCTGTCGCTGCTCTCGTTCGCTGAAACGGAACGCGAGAACGGCGACCGCGCCGACGGCAAGGCCGACCAGGCCGCCGAGTGCGGCGGCAAATGTCGCGTCCACGATGTTCGATGGTACGGGGAGCGTAAGTCCTTAGTCGCCTTGCCGTAGGTCCTCGCCATGACCACTTAGAACGATGTTCACCCTTCGTTTACGGCTGATCTGCACATGGCCACCTGGGTGGCCTATCGTCCTCTCCATGCGGGATGCATTCCACGAGCAGCTCGAGGGCATCAACGACCGGATCGTCGAAATGGCGAATCTGGTCGAAGTTGCCGTCGAGGAGGCGACCACAGCGCTTCTCGAAGCCGACGCGCGGCGGGCCGAGCAGGTCATTACCGCCGACATCGAGATCGACCGCCTGCAGACGCTGGTGGAGGAGCAGACGTTCGAGCAGCTGGCATTGCAGCAGCCTGTTGCCACGGACCTGCGCGTCCTCGTCGGCGCCCTGCGGATGACGGCAGACCTGGAGCGGATGGGCGACCTCGCGGAGCACGTCGCGAAGATCACCCGGCTGCGCTACCCCGAGCACGCGATCCCGGACGACGTGAAGGCCACGATTGCCGAGATGGGCAAGGTGGCCAAGCGGATGGTGCACGAGATCGCCTCGTGCGTCGCCGCCCGTGACGTCGAGGCAGCGGAGCGTCTCGTGGGTGCCGACGACGAGATGGACGGCCTGCGCCGTTCGCTGTTCCAGGAGATGCTCGACCCGGGCTGGTCCCACGGCGTGGAAGCCGCGGTCGACATCGCCCTGCTGGGCCGGTACTACGAGCGGATCGCGGACCACGCGGTCTCCATGGCCCGCCGGGTGATCTACCTCGTGACCGGCGAGATGCCGGATCACATCACCTCGACCCCCGCGTAGCCCCCGCGGCGGGCCGTGACCTCAGGCTCTTCGGCCCCACCCATGCCGAGGGGCTTTGGGTCATGTTCTCTGGCAGAGTCCCGCCTGTGCGCGCTTCCGTACGAACGATCCATCAGCTCATCGCAGCGATCCCGCCGCTCGACGGGCTCGAGGCTGAGCACCAGACTCAGGCGCTGCGTTGGCTCGAGCGCACCGACGACGTGTTCCGTCGCGTGAAGCCGGCGACGCCCAGCCCGCACCTGGTGGCGTACACCGTCCTGGTCGACCCCGCCGACCGGAGCAGCCTGCTGGTCCACCACCGCAACGCGGGACTCTGGCTGCCGCCGGGAGGACACGTCGAGCCCGACGAGTACCCGGCCGACGCCGCCGACCGGGAGGTACGGGAGGAGCTCGGCATCGTTCCGCGGTTCGCGGATCCCGCCCGCAGGCCGGCGTTCGTCACCGTCACCGAGACCGTCGGGATCGACCATGGGCACACCGACGTCAGCCTGTGGTTCCTCCTGCTGGGTGAGCGAGACCTGGCTCTGACCACCGACCTGGCTGAGTTCACCGAGGCCCGGTGGTGGAGCCCCGCCGAAGTCCGGGCCGCCGAGGCGGGCTCGTTCGACCCCCACTATGCGAGGTTCAGCCGCAAGGTGACCGCCGGATTGGTCTGGGATCTCGACGCGCCGATTGGCCTGGCCGCCCCGCGAACGGCTCCCTAGCGTCGAAGGCGTGACCGTAGCGAAACGACCACTGGGCAATTCCACCATCGAGGTCAGCGAGATCGGGCTCGGCGCCTGGCAGTTCACCGACGAGGGCTGGGGCGGGCCCGACGAGAACGAGTCGGCACGCATCGTGGACGAGGCGCTCGCGCTCGGCGTCACGTTCATCGACACCGCACCCGGGTACGCCGGCGGGAAGAGCGAGGCAGCGCTCGGCCGGGCTCTCGAGGGCCGCCGCGACCAGGTCGTGCTGTGTACGAAGTTCGGCTACTGGGCGGACGAGCCCGCGAACTACTCCGCCGGCCGCATCGAGGAGTCGCTGACGAAGAGCCTGGCCCGCCTGCGGACGGACTACGTCGACGTTCTGCTGGTGCACAGCCCGCCGTTCGAGCTCATGGACGGCACCACCCAGCCGCACTATCGCGAGCTGCAGCGCCTCAAGGACGCCGGCATGATCCGCGCGTACGGCGTCTCCGGCCAGGCGGACACCAGCGAGGAGATCCGCCGCATCGTCGAGACCACCGGCAGCCAGGCGATCGAGATCCGCTTCAACGCGCTGTACCAGGAACCCGCCCAGGCCTTCGAGGCCGCCGCGGCTGCAGGCGTGGGACTGATCGTCAAGGTCCCGCTGGAGTCGGGCTGGCTGTCCGGAAAGTACACCGCGGACAGCCGCTTCGAGGAAGGCCCGCGCAGCCGGTGGACGCCGGAACAGATCGCCGAACGAGCGGCGCTGGTGGACGAGTTCGCCGCCCTGCTGCCCGCCGGCGTCAGCACCACGCACGGCGCGCTCCGGCACATCCTCGCCCAGCCGCAGGTGTCGACAGTCATCCCGGGAACGAAGTCGGTCCAGCAGCTGCGCGAGAACGTTGCCGCCCACGAGGGCACCCTGCTGCCGGACACGCTGGCCGCGATCCGCAAGCTCGGCGAAGGGCGCCCCTCCCTCACCTGGTGATCATGTCCGTGATCATGTCGGTGATCATGTCGGTGATCATGAAGCCGTAGCGGCGTATACGACTGCTACGGCTTCATGATCACGTTCATGATCACGGTGCGGGGCTAGTGCGGGCGGGTCGACAGCCGGAAGTCGGTCGCCGACTGGTCCCCCACGACGCGGCCCTGGTGCACGGTCACGACGCGGTCCACCCACCGCAGCGTCTGCGGCCGGTGGGCGATGACGATCGTCGTACGACCGTGCGCCGCCGACCGCATCGCCTGCTCGACCCGCCGCTCGCTCTGCAGGTCGAGGTGCGAGGTCGCCTCGTCCAGCACGAGCACCCGCGGATCGAGCACCAGCGCCCTTGCCAGGCAGAGCAGCTGCCGCTGACCCGCCGAGAGCGAACGGCCGCGTTCCTGCACCTCGTGCAGGTACCCGCCGTCCAGCTGGGCAATGAACTCGTGCGCACCCACCGCACGTGCCGCCGCCTCGACCAGCTCGTCCGGCGCGTCCTCGATCCCGTACGCGATGTTGTCCCGGATCGTCCGCGAGAACAGGAACGGCTCCTGCGGTACGTACCCGATCGCCTGCCGGAACCGAGACGGGTCGAACGAGGTCACGGGCATGCCGTCAACCTGGACTTGCCCCTCGGTCGTGTCGTAGAACCGCGTGATCACCTTGGCGATCGTCGACTTGCCCGCACCGGTCTGGCCGACGAACGCGACGCGTTCGCCAGACCCGATGGACAGATCGGCGCCCTGCAAGGCTGGCTTGGCAGTGCCCTGGTACTGCAATGCCACGCCCTTGAGCTCGATGTCGCCCGACAGCTCGCCAACCTCGACGGGCTCGTCCGGCGTCGGCACCGACACCTCTTCGGCCAGCAGCGCGGAGATCCGGGTCACCCCGGTCTTCGCCCGCTGGTAGATGTCGAACACCGTCGCCATCTGCTGGATCGGCGCGAACGCCAACGCCAGGTAGAGCAGGAACGGGATCAGCTCGGCCACGTTCAACGAACCGGCCTGGATCAGCTGCCAACCCACGAGCAGCGTCGCCGCCACGGTGAGGCCGGCGAGCAGCTCGATGAACGCGACGTACCTCGCCGTTGCCCGGTTGCTCGTCTCGCGCGCCACCTGCTGCTCGCGGGCGAGGCCGCGGAAGTGCGCGAGGTTCGCGCCCTCCCGCCGGAACGCCTGCGTGACAGGGAGAACGGCGAGCGTCTCGTGCAGGTAGGTGTTCAGCATCGAGTTGAGCTCGCGAGCCCGTTCGTACGCCGGACCAACGACCCTGCGGTACCAGATCGTGGCCACCGTCGCGGGCGGGATCACCGCCAGGACGACGAGCGCCATCATCGGGTTGAGCACCAGCAGCACCGCGGTCATGCCGGTGAACGTGACGATCGCGACGAGCGCGTTCGTCAACCCTGCTTGGATGAGCTCCGCGACCGCGTTCACGTCCGAGGTGAGCCGGGTCATGATCCGACCGGCGTGCGTGCGGTCGTAGTAGTCCATCCCGAGCCGCTGCAGGTGCGCGAACAGCCTTACCCGCAAGGCGTACAGGATGCGTTCGGTCGTCTTCGACGTGACGACGTGTGTGGCCCAGACGTCGCCCCAGTCGATCAGCGCGACGACTCCGAACACCGCACAGCTCAACAGGAGCATGCCGAACGACTTGTGGTCGAGGGCGTTCTCCAACCCGTTCTGGACGAGCAACGGGCCGGCGAGCAGCGCAAGAGTGTCGACCAGCAGCAGGCTGAGGCCGAGCACGATCGCCCAACGCTCTGGGCGAATCAGCTGCCGCAGCCGGAACGTCTCCGTCCGCTTGGTCTGGTGGTCGGTGTCGACGCCGACCTTGTCGTTGACCGGCTTGAGCTGCGCCAACGCCTCGAGCAGCTCCGGCGAGACGGGGTCACCCACGCGGGCGCGGATCGTCTCGGTCGGTCGCTCGGCGGGCTGCCAGGCCTCCGGCGTGACGCGCCGCTCGAGCGCCTGCTTCGACGCCGGCTCGGCGTCGGGCAGCTCGGACATCAGCCCCTGGTAGAGGGCGGAACGTCCGAGCAGCTCGTCGTGCGTACCCTGGTCGACGACCTTGCCGTGGTCGACCAGGACCACGCGATCGGCAAGCTGGACGGTGGATTCGCGGTACGCGACCACGATCACAGTCCGGCCGGCGACGATCTCCTGCATCGCGTCGAGGATCTTGCGCTCGACATGGACGTCGACCGCGGAGGTGGCGTCGTCCAGCACGAGGACGTCGACATCGGCGAGGAGCGCGCGAGCGAGCGCGATCCGTTGCCGCTGGCCGCCGGACAGGCTCAGGCCCTCCTGCCCGACCTCGGTGTCGTACCCGTCGGGCAGCGACACGACGAAGTCGTGGATCGCGGCGATCT is part of the Tenggerimyces flavus genome and encodes:
- a CDS encoding ABC transporter ATP-binding protein, with product MLPLGSRAGTRTAPAFPHPRKTNEHRRNAKPKVANANNGWLRWLAPYLGRHRRTLIVALAAAAGWTAALVSAPLLQKVVVDDAIVARAKPLLPWVGALVVAVLVRALMSATWREAGGRLSLLVQNDIRDDLYAHLQRLDAAAHERMQSGQLVARVNSDLVLIQQAVGLLPPVLGTVLQVVLALTIMTFLSPLLALVLLGVLIGLVVIARRMHMRVYAASWDAQQREADMTTVAEEAITGVRVVKGFGQESNELGRFTESLAVLFRSRVRAIRERAPLLATLQASPLAGQVLVLLLGGWLALNGHVTVGTFFAFLAYLADLNGSARLLAMVLTVAPRARSGTERIAEVFAVEPEVRDAEDVQLTGTQRHGRERGAFVSFDDVSFTYPDGPKALNGFSLDVLPGETVAVVGPTGSGKSTALQLVPRLRNATSGSVRLDGIDVTQLPLEQLRRRISMVFDEAMLLSGSIRDNIAYGRHDATSEDVERVAKIAAIHDFVVSLPDGYDTEVGQEGLSLSGGQRQRIALARALLADVDVLVLDDATSAVDVHVERKILDAMQEIVAGRTVIVVAYRESTVQLADRVVLVDHGKVVDQGTHDELLGRSALYQGLMSELPDAEPASKQALERRVTPEAWQPAERPTETIRARVGDPVSPELLEALAQLKPVNDKVGVDTDHQTKRTETFRLRQLIRPERWAIVLGLSLLLVDTLALLAGPLLVQNGLENALDHKSFGMLLLSCAVFGVVALIDWGDVWATHVVTSKTTERILYALRVRLFAHLQRLGMDYYDRTHAGRIMTRLTSDVNAVAELIQAGLTNALVAIVTFTGMTAVLLVLNPMMALVVLAVIPPATVATIWYRRVVGPAYERARELNSMLNTYLHETLAVLPVTQAFRREGANLAHFRGLAREQQVARETSNRATARYVAFIELLAGLTVAATLLVGWQLIQAGSLNVAELIPFLLYLALAFAPIQQMATVFDIYQRAKTGVTRISALLAEEVSVPTPDEPVEVGELSGDIELKGVALQYQGTAKPALQGADLSIGSGERVAFVGQTGAGKSTIAKVITRFYDTTEGQVQVDGMPVTSFDPSRFRQAIGYVPQEPFLFSRTIRDNIAYGIEDAPDELVEAAARAVGAHEFIAQLDGGYLHEVQERGRSLSAGQRQLLCLARALVLDPRVLVLDEATSHLDLQSERRVEQAMRSAAHGRTTIVIAHRPQTLRWVDRVVTVHQGRVVGDQSATDFRLSTRPH
- a CDS encoding sensor histidine kinase; translated protein: MDATFAAALGGLVGLAVGAVAVLAFRFSEREQRQEIRSPAPAVPPDVAKVLAVLRSTAVVVGPHDEVLQASAPARSFGIVRGSRLVVDELLELVRDVRRDGEIRQQDFAIPRDRFGRDVLSMSARVAPVGSQMVLLLVEDRTKERRLDAIRRDFVANVSHELKTPIGALTLLSEAVQDAADDPEAVQRFAGRMQIESERLSRLVQQIIELTRVQADDPVEEAATVEVDSVVDAALDRSRVDANAKQIKLIRAGLRDLIVLGSEAQLVIALGNLIENAVRYSPDHTRVVVDVQVVDADQADAGAGELVELSVSDQGVGIPEEELDRVFERFYRVDRARSRATGGTGLGLSIVKHVAASHGGAVTVWSVEGKGSTFTLQLPLRGEAADAHRVVAGALPAQALPLEKAVHQHKEGPS
- a CDS encoding aldo/keto reductase translates to MTVAKRPLGNSTIEVSEIGLGAWQFTDEGWGGPDENESARIVDEALALGVTFIDTAPGYAGGKSEAALGRALEGRRDQVVLCTKFGYWADEPANYSAGRIEESLTKSLARLRTDYVDVLLVHSPPFELMDGTTQPHYRELQRLKDAGMIRAYGVSGQADTSEEIRRIVETTGSQAIEIRFNALYQEPAQAFEAAAAAGVGLIVKVPLESGWLSGKYTADSRFEEGPRSRWTPEQIAERAALVDEFAALLPAGVSTTHGALRHILAQPQVSTVIPGTKSVQQLRENVAAHEGTLLPDTLAAIRKLGEGRPSLTW
- the phoU gene encoding phosphate signaling complex protein PhoU; translation: MRDAFHEQLEGINDRIVEMANLVEVAVEEATTALLEADARRAEQVITADIEIDRLQTLVEEQTFEQLALQQPVATDLRVLVGALRMTADLERMGDLAEHVAKITRLRYPEHAIPDDVKATIAEMGKVAKRMVHEIASCVAARDVEAAERLVGADDEMDGLRRSLFQEMLDPGWSHGVEAAVDIALLGRYYERIADHAVSMARRVIYLVTGEMPDHITSTPA
- a CDS encoding NUDIX hydrolase; translation: MRASVRTIHQLIAAIPPLDGLEAEHQTQALRWLERTDDVFRRVKPATPSPHLVAYTVLVDPADRSSLLVHHRNAGLWLPPGGHVEPDEYPADAADREVREELGIVPRFADPARRPAFVTVTETVGIDHGHTDVSLWFLLLGERDLALTTDLAEFTEARWWSPAEVRAAEAGSFDPHYARFSRKVTAGLVWDLDAPIGLAAPRTAP